Part of the Flavobacterium alkalisoli genome is shown below.
ACATAGCCCTTGAAAACCGAAATGAAGCACTGGAACAAAATGCCAAGAAAAACAGGATTATATTTTGGGCTAGTATTATAATAAGTCTTGCCATAATTGCATTAATCCTATTTATATTAAGGGCTGTACGACTTAAAAGCCAACTACAAAATGAGGAACTGAAAACAATAGCTGCAGAAAAAAACCTTTTGGAGCAACAGGCCCAACATGATAAAGAATTTTTTGATGCCCAAAGAGAACGCATAAAAGAAAAACAACGCGAGCTTACCTCGTCTGCATTAAGAATGGCAAACATTCAGGACAGTATTAATAATATCATAGATAAATGCAAAAACAATTCGCTTACATCCGTTAATGAAGTAAGAAAAGAACTCCAGCACCTGGTTAAACAAAAAGACTACTGGAAACAGTTTGAAACGCGATTTAATAAGGTACACCCTGAGTTCAATACTATTTTAGCAGACAAATTTGAAAACCTCACCAAAAACGACCTTGAATTTTGTTCGCTTTTAAAACTTAATCTGTCAAATAAGGAAATTGCTTCATTGCTTCAGATTTCACACGAAAGTGTCATTACCAAGAAGTACAGAATTAAGAAAAAGATGAATATTCAGGAAGATGTGGAGTTTGATAAGCTTATCATGGAAATTTAGTCTGAATTCTTAATAAATCCTGAACCTAAAAACATAGACATAACATAAATTACTAAAAAACAACCGTTTAAATATTTAAAAAATACAGTTTGTCTATAATTTGTCTATTAAAATTTTGTTAAAATATCGAATTGAATGTACTAGATTTGTAAAAGCAAAGTCGACAAAACATTTGTTAAATCCGACAAACGGTAAATTGGCTTATACGTTCAACCATTTGCATTTCCTGCTTTATTACTAAATATGCTTTGTGCTATTTGCCCATTATAAAATGTAATGCCCCCGCATTTTATATTAAGCATAAACACCGGTGGTTTAAAGCCCCCTAAATCATCGGTGTTTTAATAAAGAAAATCATACGAAAAATCGTTTAATATCAAATTCCCCGCTGTTTTATGACGAAAATACCTACCGAAACTTCCTAAACCACAAAAACTACACTGTTTATTCTGTTACATTTTGGGCTATTTTCTGCTTAAAATACAACAATTCACAAATAATAGTATTTACATTATAAATAAACTACTTGTTAATTAAAATTTAAGCAAAAATTCAGCATCATATACATAAATAATTATATATCAGTATATTTGCCCCGATTTTAAATGTTAATAAATATCTAAAATATTGATTTTCATTTAAAATTTAATTACAAATTAGGTTATAAAAAACACAAGTCAGCTAAATAGTGATTGGCTGATTTTAACAAGCATATTATGGGTTTTAGTTCCCGTAATGTTTAGTAATTTTTTAGTTGGATGCAAGGAACCCCCTACTCTCGTAAGGGGTTTCTTATTTTATCTAGTTATCAGTATACTAACTGCATTACCGCCAAAACCTACTGCATTTACAAGAATTTTGGAAAGTTTTTTATCCTGTATAAAGTTTTCTTTATCTACAAAAGGAACGCCTATAAACTTTTCATGATTAAGCATCATGATTGCCATTTCAAGACTAAGTAATCCTGAAGCTCCAAAAGTATGCCCTATCTTCCATTTGTTACTGGTTAATAAGAGTGAATGATTACCAAATACTTTTTTAATGGCATTATATTCTGAAAGATCTCCTTTAATGGTCCCCGGAGCATGCATAACTACAGCATCAATCTCAGATACATCTATACCTTCCAAAGCCATAAGCATGGATTTTTGAAGACAGTCTGCATCAGTAGAAATAGAAACACTATGTTTTAAGACCTCTGTAGAATACCCTATACCTTCTATATAAGCTAAAGCATCAGGCTTTCTTCCGGGTTCAAGGCACGCTATGGCTGCACCTTCGCCAAGCACCATAGTATTTACCCCTTTATCCATATCCAATGAACGACAAGGATATTGTACCTTTTGGGAAGAATAAATCTTCATGGCCTGCATCTGCGCAATGGTAAACGGTGTTAAGGGCGCTTCGCTGCCACCAACCATAAACTTATCAGACATACCACCCCTTAACCATGCTATACCATTTAAAAGTGCATGTAAAGCCGTTGAACAGGTTATGGAATGTGATATTTCGGGTCCGGTACTTTTAAGGTCATGGGCTATCCAGGAAGATATATTACCCAGTGTTGTAGAGGGCGATGCCTGTACACTTGTTTTACCGGTATTGATAAACTCACTGTAATGATTCTCAAAAAGCTCTGTAGCACCACGGGAAGACCCGATGTTAATACCAAACACATCACCTTCTTTCCATCCGGCTGCCTTTGCGGCATTTCTTGAAGCTAAAATGGCATATAGTACAGATTTATCCAGATAACGATATTTTGCATCGGAATCTGCCAACTCACCTACCAGTTTTTCCAACTGATTATTAAGTGCAGCTACAGGTACATTTTTATTGCCTAAGTATTTAAAACTTATTTTAGTTTCAGGTTTAAGATAACTTGTCCATACCTCTTGAGGTGTATTTCCCAAAGGAGAAAAAGAAGCTATGGAAGTTATGGAAACGGGTATTGCCAAAATATTAGAATTTGCCAGCAAAAATACGGCAAACAATAAAAAAAACCGAGGATTAGCCCCGGTTTAATATGTTTTGCGTATAATAACATGTCTTTATCGACCTAAGCAGGCTTTGTCCTGTTATCACCTTACTGAATTCTTCCCAATTGGGTTGTGAAACAAACTTTTGTAAAGGCTGGTCTACCAAACCAATATGCGGCAGATTATCTAAAATCTGTTTGTCCCATTGTTCATGATATTTTAAAATATCATCGGGATAAACCACTTTTCTGACAGTACCTTCATCTTCTGCCTCAAAGGGTTCAGATACGTTAAGGTAACCATAATCATCCGTAAGTTGCTCTCCGGGATATATATCCCTTATGGCAATCTCAAAATCATAAGCAGTAGACATACAACTTGGATTAAAGCTGTGGTTTACATACTTGGCAATATCCCAACACAGCACTTTCTCCCCCCTTCCGTTAACAAAGCAGTAGGTTTCGATAAAATTATGCATTAAAGGATTTATCCGTTGTATATCATCAGTGGTGTAAACACTGTCCAGGTCATCCTGAACCCATGTTATAGTACCCTTTGGAATAAATTTTTTCGCTACAACCCCATAGCCCACTATGTTGTTGATAAAGCGCAGTTCGGTATCAGGATGTATCATAAAAAGATAGCGCTAAATAGTTAAACTAATTTACGCTATTTTCTCAATCGCCAACTTAACGGTATCATAAATATTTACTAACAACTCATTGCTGATAACATAAGGCGGAAGTATGTAAATAATATTACCTACAGGCCTAAGTATCACCCCGTTCTCTATAAAGAAATCATACAGCTTGTTCCTAAAATCGCCGTAATAATCTTCATTTCCTTCACGCTTAATCTCAAAGGCTACTATAACCCCCAGCACACGAACATTTGCAACCCTTGGATGATTTTCAATCTCATCCTTAAAGGCATGGTGCATTCTGTTTATCCTTACCAGGTTCTCCTGCATTTCATCCGACTGAAGCAATTCTAATCCGGCTAATGCTGCTGCACAACCTGTAGGATTAGCCGTAAAGGTATGCCCGTGAAACAAAGCCTTATTTACATCATCATCATAAAAACCGTCAAAAAGCTCCTGAGTAAAGGTGGTTATTGCCATAGGTATTGCACCTGCCGTTAATGCTTTTGAAAGGCACATCATATCCGGCTTTTCGTTAAGGTAATCGCAGGCAAAATACTTACCTGTTTTACCAAATCCTGTCATCACTTCGTCCGCAATGGTAAAAACACCATACTTTTTACATACACTGATAAGCTTATCAAGTGCTTCAGGCTCATACATCACCATTCCGGCAGCCCCCTGCACTAATGGTTCAAATATAAATCCGGCATACTCTCCTGTAGCCGCCATTTCGGTTAGCTGCCTTAAGCTTTCTTCCTCATTACCTGCAGTTGGTACAGGAATGCGTACCACCTCGATAAGAGAGCCTTTAAATGCCTCTGTAAAGAAAGAAATACCACTCGCTGCCATTGCAGCAAACGTATCACCATGAAAGGCGTTCTCAAAAGCCAGCATCTTAGTACGCTTTTCCCCTTTATTATAATAGTATTGCA
Proteins encoded:
- a CDS encoding beta-ketoacyl synthase N-terminal-like domain-containing protein, with the translated sequence MAIPVSITSIASFSPLGNTPQEVWTSYLKPETKISFKYLGNKNVPVAALNNQLEKLVGELADSDAKYRYLDKSVLYAILASRNAAKAAGWKEGDVFGINIGSSRGATELFENHYSEFINTGKTSVQASPSTTLGNISSWIAHDLKSTGPEISHSITCSTALHALLNGIAWLRGGMSDKFMVGGSEAPLTPFTIAQMQAMKIYSSQKVQYPCRSLDMDKGVNTMVLGEGAAIACLEPGRKPDALAYIEGIGYSTEVLKHSVSISTDADCLQKSMLMALEGIDVSEIDAVVMHAPGTIKGDLSEYNAIKKVFGNHSLLLTSNKWKIGHTFGASGLLSLEMAIMMLNHEKFIGVPFVDKENFIQDKKLSKILVNAVGFGGNAVSILITR
- a CDS encoding SET domain-containing protein, encoding MIHPDTELRFINNIVGYGVVAKKFIPKGTITWVQDDLDSVYTTDDIQRINPLMHNFIETYCFVNGRGEKVLCWDIAKYVNHSFNPSCMSTAYDFEIAIRDIYPGEQLTDDYGYLNVSEPFEAEDEGTVRKVVYPDDILKYHEQWDKQILDNLPHIGLVDQPLQKFVSQPNWEEFSKVITGQSLLRSIKTCYYTQNILNRG
- the bioA gene encoding adenosylmethionine--8-amino-7-oxononanoate transaminase, giving the protein MSTVNIPGLTERDSKHLWHPYTQHKTAAKPIGIVKGEGALLWDENGKQYIDAIASWWVNPYGHSNKFVADAIYRQLTSLEHVLFGGFTHEPVVSLSEKLVAILPDNQKKLFFSDNGSTAVEIAVKVALQYYYNKGEKRTKMLAFENAFHGDTFAAMAASGISFFTEAFKGSLIEVVRIPVPTAGNEEESLRQLTEMAATGEYAGFIFEPLVQGAAGMVMYEPEALDKLISVCKKYGVFTIADEVMTGFGKTGKYFACDYLNEKPDMMCLSKALTAGAIPMAITTFTQELFDGFYDDDVNKALFHGHTFTANPTGCAAALAGLELLQSDEMQENLVRINRMHHAFKDEIENHPRVANVRVLGVIVAFEIKREGNEDYYGDFRNKLYDFFIENGVILRPVGNIIYILPPYVISNELLVNIYDTVKLAIEKIA